One genomic region from Nocardia vinacea encodes:
- a CDS encoding single-stranded DNA-binding protein: MAGDTVITVIGNLTADPELRFTPAGAAVANFTVASTPRVFDRNSNEWKDGEALFLRCNIWREAAENVAESLTRGARVIVSGRLKQRSYETREGEKRTVVELEVDEVGPSLRYATAKVAKASRGGGGGGGFGSGGSGGNFAPAGGGGGSRSGGADDDPWGSAPAAGSFGGGRVDDEPPF, translated from the coding sequence ATGGCAGGCGACACGGTCATCACCGTCATCGGAAACTTGACGGCCGATCCCGAACTTCGATTCACGCCCGCGGGCGCGGCGGTGGCGAATTTCACCGTCGCATCGACACCCCGCGTGTTCGACCGTAATTCGAATGAATGGAAAGACGGCGAAGCGCTTTTCCTGCGCTGCAACATCTGGCGTGAAGCTGCGGAGAATGTCGCCGAAAGCCTGACCCGAGGCGCCCGTGTGATCGTGAGCGGACGACTGAAGCAGCGCTCCTATGAAACCCGCGAGGGTGAGAAGCGCACAGTCGTCGAGCTCGAGGTCGACGAGGTCGGTCCCTCGCTGCGCTACGCCACCGCGAAGGTCGCCAAGGCCAGTCGCGGCGGCGGGGGTGGCGGCGGCTTCGGTTCCGGTGGCAGCGGGGGCAACTTCGCTCCGGCCGGTGGTGGTGGCGGCAGCCGTTCCGGCGGCGCCGACGACGACCCGTGGGGCAGCGCACCCGCGGCGGGCTCCTTCGGGGGCGGCCGCGTAGACGACGAACCGCCGTTCTGA
- a CDS encoding LysR family transcriptional regulator, producing the protein MDLDAIRTFVAVAETGQIQAAADDLGITQQAASKRVATLERELGVQLFARIARGVRPTVDGQALLPHARELLRAAERVTAAVTPGRRALRIDVVARRIAPSTLLHAFYQQHPDIELDVVTLINFDAESALAEIGAGTVDATFRSLRGRKVPNGLRSARVIDDRHELLVGPQHPLAKAKTVTLAELTDHPIWMPGMSDAEPIGYYDDLATAFGLTIDTIGPSFGIEALLAELADSTQLATFVGEGSRYLWPESYDLRRIPVVDPTPVYPLSVIWRADNAHPVLANFLEYLHTRYRTTFDDDVWTPDWAPYPKKSHR; encoded by the coding sequence GTGGATCTCGATGCAATTCGTACCTTCGTCGCGGTTGCCGAGACCGGCCAAATCCAAGCCGCAGCCGACGATCTGGGAATCACTCAGCAGGCCGCGTCGAAACGAGTAGCCACACTGGAGCGAGAACTCGGGGTTCAGCTTTTCGCGCGAATCGCCAGGGGTGTGCGGCCGACCGTCGACGGGCAAGCATTGCTACCGCATGCCCGTGAACTGCTCCGTGCCGCCGAACGCGTCACTGCGGCTGTGACACCTGGACGCAGGGCCCTGCGGATCGACGTCGTGGCCCGCCGGATCGCACCCTCCACCCTCCTTCATGCCTTCTACCAGCAACACCCCGATATCGAGCTCGATGTCGTCACCCTGATCAACTTCGACGCGGAGTCGGCGCTGGCCGAGATCGGTGCCGGCACTGTTGATGCCACCTTCAGATCCCTACGGGGCCGCAAAGTTCCGAACGGACTACGGTCCGCGCGAGTGATCGACGACCGGCACGAACTGCTGGTCGGCCCACAACACCCATTGGCGAAGGCCAAGACCGTGACATTGGCCGAACTCACCGATCACCCCATCTGGATGCCCGGCATGTCCGACGCCGAACCGATCGGCTACTACGACGATCTGGCGACCGCATTCGGACTCACCATCGATACGATCGGCCCGAGCTTCGGCATCGAAGCGCTCCTCGCCGAACTCGCGGATTCCACCCAACTCGCCACCTTCGTCGGCGAAGGTTCCCGATACCTCTGGCCGGAAAGCTACGACCTCCGCCGCATCCCCGTCGTCGACCCGACCCCGGTCTACCCACTTTCCGTGATCTGGCGAGCAGACAATGCACATCCCGTCCTCGCAAACTTCCTCGAGTACCTACACACCAGATACAGGACGACTTTCGACGACGACGTATGGACCCCGGACTGGGCGCCCTATCCGAAGAAGTCGCACAGGTGA
- the rpsF gene encoding 30S ribosomal protein S6: MRHYEVMVILDPSLDERTVGPSLDNMLSVVKTDGGKVDKVDIWGRRRLAYEIAKQAEGIYAVVDLTAEPATVSELDRQLGLNESVLRTKVLRHGK; encoded by the coding sequence GTGCGTCATTACGAAGTGATGGTCATCCTCGATCCGAGCCTGGACGAGCGCACTGTTGGTCCGTCGCTGGACAACATGTTGAGCGTCGTCAAGACCGATGGCGGCAAGGTCGACAAGGTCGACATCTGGGGCCGCCGCCGGCTCGCCTACGAGATCGCCAAGCAGGCCGAAGGCATCTACGCCGTGGTCGATCTGACCGCCGAGCCCGCCACGGTGAGCGAGCTCGACCGCCAGCTGGGTCTCAACGAGTCGGTGCTGCGCACCAAGGTTCTGCGCCACGGCAAGTGA
- a CDS encoding LysR family transcriptional regulator: METRELRYFVAVAEELHFGRAAQRLAMAQPPLSRAIQQLERRLGVVLLHRTSRAIALTEAGSVLLREARAALDAIAAAERRTRRAAADHPGVVLATKAGASSELLSKLLDAYAAEPGAVAVEVMLCGPGQPESLLRNGRADVALLQRPYDTTAGFDAEDLHTEQQVAVLPAGHPLANRPHISMTEVEALTDLPLPRWPRRDGSYPDGPGPQVRDHTQLFQLIALGLACAVVPESLQTQLRDVHAIVPVPDAPAVTTVIAWPPHSRSKVVADIVRTAIRL, from the coding sequence GTGGAGACGCGAGAGTTGCGATACTTCGTCGCCGTCGCCGAGGAGTTGCACTTCGGGCGGGCGGCGCAGCGGCTCGCGATGGCGCAACCACCGCTGTCGCGGGCCATCCAGCAGCTCGAACGGCGGCTTGGAGTGGTGTTACTGCACCGCACTTCTCGCGCTATCGCGTTGACCGAGGCCGGGTCGGTGCTGCTGCGGGAGGCCCGGGCCGCGCTCGACGCAATCGCCGCCGCCGAGCGCCGTACCCGCCGCGCTGCGGCCGATCACCCCGGTGTGGTGCTGGCTACCAAGGCCGGCGCGTCAAGCGAATTGCTATCGAAGCTGCTCGACGCCTACGCCGCCGAACCGGGCGCTGTCGCGGTCGAGGTGATGCTGTGTGGGCCCGGCCAGCCGGAAAGCCTGCTGCGCAATGGGCGTGCCGACGTTGCTCTGCTCCAGCGGCCCTACGACACGACGGCCGGATTCGACGCCGAGGACCTACACACCGAACAGCAGGTCGCGGTCCTGCCTGCAGGGCACCCCCTCGCCAACCGACCCCACATATCGATGACTGAGGTCGAGGCCTTGACGGACCTGCCCCTGCCGCGCTGGCCTCGACGAGATGGCAGCTACCCGGACGGCCCCGGTCCGCAGGTCCGCGACCATACGCAACTGTTCCAACTGATCGCGCTCGGACTGGCCTGTGCGGTCGTGCCCGAGTCGCTGCAAACCCAGCTACGCGACGTTCACGCCATCGTGCCCGTTCCAGACGCACCAGCCGTCACGACCGTCATCGCCTGGCCACCACACAGCAGATCCAAAGTCGTCGCCGACATCGTCCGCACCGCGATACGCCTCTAG
- a CDS encoding sigma-70 family RNA polymerase sigma factor — translation MTAHPSSLVTEAFEAQRDRLRAVAYRVLGSHADAEDMVQEAWMRLVRQDAATIGNLEGWLTTVVGRIGLDLLRSRQDHPETPYGQEFSDFVVTPDDPTPDEQVALADSVGLALLVVLDSLTPSERLAFVLHDMFAVPFHEIGQILGKSADASKMIASRARRKVQTVDRPTDSSREHREVVQAFRAAALGGDFEALLRVLDPNVKLTVDTPDGVVVTLGATEVAAGARMFSGEVARHRPVLVNGIPGHMSWRPDGTPLSVIAFTVTEGRITAIHIVVDPAKLASFQLPDPA, via the coding sequence GTGACCGCCCACCCGTCCAGCCTCGTGACCGAGGCGTTCGAAGCCCAGCGCGATCGGCTGCGCGCTGTCGCGTACCGCGTGCTGGGCTCGCACGCCGACGCCGAGGACATGGTCCAGGAAGCCTGGATGCGCCTCGTCCGCCAGGACGCGGCGACTATCGGCAATCTGGAGGGCTGGCTGACCACTGTGGTCGGCCGAATCGGTCTGGACCTCCTGCGCTCCCGTCAGGACCACCCCGAAACCCCCTATGGTCAGGAGTTTTCGGACTTCGTGGTGACGCCCGACGACCCCACGCCGGACGAGCAAGTGGCGCTGGCCGATTCGGTCGGCCTCGCCCTGCTCGTCGTGCTCGATTCGCTCACCCCGAGCGAGCGCCTGGCGTTCGTCCTGCACGACATGTTCGCGGTCCCATTCCACGAAATCGGCCAGATCCTGGGCAAATCCGCCGACGCCAGCAAAATGATCGCCAGCCGCGCCCGCCGCAAGGTGCAAACCGTGGATCGGCCGACAGACTCCAGCCGCGAGCACCGAGAGGTCGTCCAAGCCTTCCGCGCCGCCGCCCTCGGCGGCGACTTCGAAGCGCTCCTGCGCGTCCTCGACCCGAACGTGAAGCTGACCGTCGACACCCCCGACGGCGTAGTCGTCACACTCGGCGCCACCGAGGTCGCCGCCGGCGCCCGCATGTTCTCCGGCGAAGTCGCCCGCCACCGACCCGTGCTGGTCAACGGCATCCCCGGCCACATGTCCTGGCGCCCCGACGGAACCCCCCTCTCCGTCATCGCGTTCACGGTCACCGAAGGCCGGATCACCGCCATCCACATCGTCGTCGACCCGGCCAAACTCGCCTCGTTCCAGCTGCCGGACCCGGCCTGA
- the rpsR gene encoding 30S ribosomal protein S18: MPKAPAREKVLKKKACTFCKEAKSGTVNIDYKDTALLRKYVSDRGKIRARRVTGNCVQHQRDVAVAVKNSREVALLPYVSTAR; this comes from the coding sequence ATGCCTAAAGCGCCCGCGCGCGAAAAGGTGCTGAAGAAGAAGGCTTGCACCTTCTGCAAGGAAGCCAAGTCCGGCACCGTCAATATCGATTACAAAGACACCGCCCTGCTGCGGAAGTACGTCAGTGATCGCGGCAAGATCCGCGCTCGCCGGGTCACCGGCAACTGCGTGCAGCACCAGCGCGACGTCGCCGTTGCCGTGAAGAACTCGCGTGAGGTGGCCCTGCTGCCCTACGTGTCGACGGCTCGCTGA
- a CDS encoding NADP-dependent oxidoreductase, whose amino-acid sequence MTKAVRYDEFGGVEVLRVDDVARPVPEYGQVLVQVKAAGINPGEAAIRTGAMAGIFPSTFPSGQGSDLAGVVAEVGAGVDRFSVGDEVIGFSEKRAAQAELVLVDVDNLTPKPNGVPWEVAGGLYIAGGTAWGAVHSVQLDKGETVVVSAAAGGVGSLAVQLARRAGATVIGLASEYNHEWLQTHGVIPVAYGEGVTDRIKAAAPSGIDAFIDTHGGGYVELALTLGVGTERIDTIADFAAAAKYGVKTEPGTNARPGAEVLAELAALIANGHLEVPIANVYPLTQVRQAYTELERRHTHGKIVLRP is encoded by the coding sequence ATGACAAAGGCAGTCAGATACGACGAGTTCGGCGGAGTCGAGGTGTTGCGGGTCGACGATGTCGCCCGCCCCGTGCCCGAGTACGGGCAGGTCCTCGTGCAGGTAAAAGCGGCAGGCATCAACCCCGGTGAGGCGGCCATCCGCACCGGCGCGATGGCCGGCATCTTTCCCTCGACGTTTCCGTCCGGGCAAGGCAGCGATCTCGCCGGGGTTGTCGCAGAGGTCGGTGCCGGAGTCGACCGATTCTCGGTCGGCGACGAGGTGATCGGGTTCTCCGAGAAGCGGGCCGCCCAGGCCGAGTTGGTCCTGGTCGACGTCGACAACCTCACACCCAAACCGAACGGCGTCCCTTGGGAGGTGGCGGGTGGCCTCTACATCGCCGGGGGGACTGCCTGGGGGGCAGTACATTCCGTACAACTCGACAAGGGGGAGACCGTTGTCGTCTCCGCAGCAGCCGGAGGAGTCGGCTCGCTCGCCGTTCAGCTCGCTCGCCGTGCCGGAGCCACGGTCATCGGCCTGGCGAGCGAGTACAACCACGAGTGGCTGCAAACCCACGGCGTGATCCCGGTCGCATACGGTGAAGGCGTCACCGACCGGATCAAAGCCGCCGCACCGAGCGGCATCGATGCCTTCATCGACACCCACGGCGGTGGGTACGTCGAATTGGCCCTCACTCTCGGCGTCGGGACCGAACGGATCGACACCATCGCCGATTTCGCCGCAGCAGCAAAGTACGGAGTCAAGACCGAACCCGGAACCAACGCCAGACCGGGCGCCGAGGTACTTGCCGAACTGGCCGCCCTTATTGCCAACGGACACCTCGAAGTCCCGATCGCCAACGTCTACCCGCTGACGCAGGTCCGCCAGGCCTACACCGAACTCGAACGCCGACACACCCACGGCAAAATCGTGCTCAGACCCTAA
- a CDS encoding VOC family protein → MLTNIMYVTIYVTDQDRALEFYTEGLGLEKRIDFPGPDGRFLTVGVPDSPVQIILWSHAAAAGQPADVGRHAAPGPLILESDDLRKDFAVLRQRGVTFTESEPEDYPFGIRIEAIDPDGNRISLRQQRKP, encoded by the coding sequence ATGCTGACCAACATCATGTACGTGACGATCTACGTCACCGATCAGGACCGCGCGCTGGAGTTCTACACCGAAGGGCTCGGCCTGGAAAAGCGGATCGACTTCCCGGGGCCCGACGGACGCTTCCTCACCGTCGGCGTTCCCGATAGCCCGGTGCAGATCATCCTGTGGTCACATGCGGCGGCCGCGGGACAGCCCGCCGACGTGGGCCGGCATGCCGCGCCCGGTCCGCTCATCCTCGAATCCGACGACCTACGAAAGGATTTCGCGGTCCTGCGGCAGCGTGGCGTCACCTTCACAGAGTCCGAACCCGAGGACTACCCGTTCGGGATCCGCATCGAGGCGATAGACCCGGACGGCAACCGGATCTCGCTCCGTCAGCAGCGGAAGCCGTGA
- a CDS encoding CGNR zinc finger domain-containing protein, whose translation MFAFVSGNLALDFAGTVKARATTFDDFLTTPADLDEWLLAADLLDTTPHCDATTLDQAVRLREAGYRLALAAARDEPFADADRKIVNELAGGQLPRLTLRSDATITRHGDPDAALAAIARSAIEMLGGPERGLIKECGRDECTRLYLDTSRGKSRRWCDMTICGNRAKSAAFRARHVD comes from the coding sequence GTGTTCGCTTTCGTGAGCGGTAACCTCGCCCTGGACTTCGCAGGCACGGTCAAGGCCCGTGCCACGACGTTCGACGACTTCCTCACCACCCCGGCGGACCTCGACGAGTGGCTGCTCGCCGCCGACCTGCTCGACACCACCCCGCACTGCGATGCGACGACCCTCGACCAGGCCGTTCGGCTGCGCGAGGCAGGCTACCGACTGGCCCTGGCCGCGGCCCGCGACGAGCCGTTCGCGGACGCGGACCGCAAGATCGTCAACGAGCTGGCCGGGGGCCAACTCCCCAGGCTCACTTTGCGATCCGATGCGACGATCACCCGCCACGGCGATCCGGACGCAGCACTCGCCGCGATCGCCCGCTCCGCGATCGAAATGCTCGGCGGGCCGGAGCGGGGGTTGATCAAGGAATGCGGGCGCGACGAGTGCACACGGCTGTATCTCGATACCTCACGCGGAAAGTCGCGACGCTGGTGCGATATGACCATCTGCGGCAACCGCGCCAAGAGCGCCGCCTTCCGCGCCCGACACGTCGACTGA
- the rplI gene encoding 50S ribosomal protein L9 — MKLILTADVDNLGAPGDTVEVKDGYGRNYLLPRGLAIVATRGAQKQVEGIRRAQDARKVRNLDHANELKQAIEGLAAVSLSVKTAGTGKLFGSVTQSDVAAAIKSAGGPVVDKRSIELPKSHIKTVGKHNVVVHLHPDVVAKFDLQVAAN; from the coding sequence ATGAAGTTGATTCTTACTGCTGATGTGGACAACCTCGGTGCCCCCGGTGACACCGTGGAGGTCAAGGACGGCTACGGCCGCAACTACCTGCTGCCCCGCGGCCTGGCGATCGTGGCCACCCGTGGCGCGCAGAAGCAGGTCGAGGGCATCCGTCGGGCGCAGGACGCGCGCAAGGTGCGCAACCTGGATCACGCCAACGAGCTGAAGCAGGCCATCGAGGGCTTGGCGGCGGTTTCGCTGTCGGTCAAGACCGCAGGCACCGGCAAGCTGTTCGGTTCGGTCACCCAGTCGGACGTCGCCGCCGCCATCAAGTCGGCCGGTGGTCCGGTCGTCGACAAGCGCAGCATCGAGCTGCCGAAGTCGCACATCAAGACGGTCGGCAAGCACAACGTCGTGGTGCACCTGCACCCCGATGTGGTCGCGAAGTTCGACCTGCAGGTCGCGGCGAACTGA
- a CDS encoding DUF2306 domain-containing protein, which translates to MSSKSVGVAVWAAIGAVCLIYAPMAIEYMGQYFTAKSPELYLRSISAVVSLNPESTVGSLVHHQQPTYERSRWIMAVHTAGAGVAILLGVLQFSKRVRRNWPMVHRLSGRLLLIVVAASMVTALAYLFRTDSAETTSGPPFYNILLIFAICVLAAAVLAFLAIINGQVRLHQALMAYMFAMLLTAPMIRIIVITLLLTVSGESFDADFMIGAAVAGPLAVFGATVAARYFTGKGTTRSSILDRPAMAMGARLAGALGLLVAILVGAKLVDRVDLPIAAVTTETVVLLLACKALRLRSRAAGEDQGAKDWAILESAIFATPVVCLALFTIYALFWPAAMAFYCAVLAAPVVALSIGYFPLALLRRTHAVEAPSTLRPVGAT; encoded by the coding sequence ATGTCTTCGAAATCAGTCGGTGTTGCAGTATGGGCGGCGATCGGTGCGGTGTGCCTGATCTACGCCCCGATGGCAATCGAATATATGGGGCAATACTTCACCGCGAAATCGCCGGAGCTGTACTTGCGTTCCATCTCCGCCGTGGTGAGTCTCAACCCCGAATCGACGGTTGGATCGCTGGTTCACCACCAACAGCCGACCTACGAGCGCAGCCGGTGGATCATGGCGGTGCACACGGCTGGCGCGGGTGTCGCGATTCTTCTCGGAGTTCTGCAATTCTCGAAGCGGGTGCGCCGGAACTGGCCGATGGTGCACCGTCTTTCGGGGCGGTTGCTGCTCATCGTGGTTGCGGCTTCCATGGTCACCGCACTGGCTTACCTGTTCCGGACAGACTCGGCGGAGACGACCAGCGGCCCGCCGTTCTACAACATCCTCCTGATCTTTGCGATATGCGTGCTCGCAGCTGCGGTGCTGGCGTTTCTGGCGATCATCAATGGGCAGGTTCGTCTGCACCAGGCGCTTATGGCCTACATGTTCGCGATGCTGTTGACCGCCCCGATGATCCGGATCATCGTGATAACGCTCTTGTTGACGGTGTCCGGCGAAAGCTTCGACGCCGATTTCATGATCGGCGCGGCCGTGGCTGGGCCGTTGGCGGTATTCGGTGCCACCGTTGCGGCGCGCTACTTCACGGGCAAGGGCACAACGAGGTCATCGATTCTCGACCGGCCCGCGATGGCCATGGGCGCGCGCCTGGCGGGTGCGCTCGGGTTGCTCGTCGCAATCCTTGTCGGCGCAAAACTCGTCGATCGGGTCGACCTACCCATTGCGGCGGTAACCACCGAGACAGTAGTTCTGCTCCTCGCGTGTAAGGCCCTGCGTCTTCGATCCCGTGCCGCCGGCGAGGATCAAGGGGCGAAGGACTGGGCCATCCTCGAATCGGCGATCTTCGCCACGCCGGTTGTCTGTCTCGCCTTGTTCACCATCTACGCATTGTTCTGGCCAGCGGCGATGGCGTTCTACTGTGCGGTGCTCGCCGCACCGGTGGTCGCCCTGTCCATCGGCTACTTCCCGCTCGCTTTGTTGCGGCGGACCCACGCGGTCGAAGCCCCGAGCACCCTCCGTCCGGTCGGCGCAACGTAG
- a CDS encoding SDR family oxidoreductase, with protein sequence MSEQTIALVTGANKGIGYEIAAGLGALGWRIGVGARDRQRRDTAVEKLRAAGTDAFGVPLDVTDDASVAAAAELIASHAGGLDVLVNNAAITGGVPQTPTTVDPAIVRAVVETNVIGVVRVTNAMLPMLRASASPRIVNMSSSVGSLALQTTPGIDMGPVPAAYLASKTFLNALTIQYVKELGDTNILINSGCPGFTATDLNGFRGVRTPQQGAAIAIHLATLPDDGPTGGFFDDAGTVPW encoded by the coding sequence GTGAGTGAACAGACGATCGCGCTGGTGACCGGCGCGAACAAAGGAATCGGATACGAGATCGCCGCAGGCCTGGGCGCCCTCGGCTGGCGAATCGGTGTGGGCGCGAGGGATCGACAACGCCGCGACACCGCCGTCGAGAAGCTACGCGCGGCCGGCACCGATGCGTTCGGTGTGCCGCTCGACGTCACCGACGACGCAAGTGTGGCCGCGGCGGCCGAGCTGATCGCCAGCCATGCCGGAGGGCTCGACGTCCTGGTCAACAATGCCGCGATCACCGGCGGCGTGCCACAGACACCCACCACGGTCGATCCCGCGATCGTACGAGCTGTCGTGGAAACCAACGTGATCGGGGTCGTCCGGGTCACCAACGCGATGCTGCCGATGCTGCGCGCCTCGGCCTCACCGCGGATCGTCAACATGTCCAGCAGCGTGGGCTCGCTCGCCCTGCAAACCACCCCCGGCATCGACATGGGCCCGGTTCCCGCCGCGTACTTGGCGTCGAAGACCTTCCTCAACGCCCTCACCATCCAATACGTCAAGGAACTGGGCGACACCAACATCCTGATCAACTCCGGCTGTCCCGGTTTCACCGCCACCGACCTCAACGGTTTCCGCGGCGTCCGCACACCACAACAGGGCGCGGCCATCGCGATTCACCTCGCGACCCTGCCTGACGACGGACCGACCGGCGGATTCTTCGACGATGCCGGAACGGTGCCCTGGTGA
- the dnaB gene encoding replicative DNA helicase — translation MAAEQSVLGGMLLSKDAIADVVEVLRPGDFYRPAHQAVYDTILDLYGRGEPADPVTVSAGLDRRGELKRIGGPPYLVTLTQTVPTAANAGYYAEIVAEKAILRRLVEAGTRIVQYGYAGADGQDIAEVVDRAQAEVYEVTERRTTEDFLPLEELLQPTMDEIDSIASRGGISLGVPTGFTELDELTNGLHPGQMIIVAARPGVGKALALDTPLPTPTGWTTMGEVHVGDELLDAEGRPTRVLAATEVLTERPCYEVEFSDGTVIVADEQHQWLTIAGAAGARVAAVRTTGEIVHSVHLADDSPNHLVPTTARSAARHIVDVRKIDTVPVRCVEVDNADHLYLAGESMVPTHNSTLGMDFMRSCSIKHGLASVIFSLEMSRTEIVMRLLSAEAKIKLGDMRSGRMSDDDWTKLARRMSEISEAPLFVDDSPNLTMMEIRAKARRLKQRHDLKLVVVDYLQLMTSGKKVESRQQEVSDFSRNLKLLAKELEVPVIAISQLNRGPEQRTDKRPMVSDLRESGSLEQDADMVILLHRPDAFERDDPRGGEADLIVGKHRNGPTATITVAHQLHLSRFVDMARG, via the coding sequence ATGGCGGCCGAGCAGTCCGTGCTCGGCGGCATGCTGCTGAGCAAGGACGCGATCGCCGACGTCGTCGAGGTGCTACGCCCCGGCGATTTCTACCGTCCCGCCCACCAAGCGGTCTACGACACCATTCTCGATCTCTACGGCCGCGGCGAACCCGCCGACCCGGTCACCGTCTCCGCGGGTCTGGACCGCCGCGGAGAACTCAAGCGCATCGGCGGCCCGCCCTATCTGGTCACCCTCACCCAGACTGTCCCCACCGCCGCCAATGCGGGCTACTACGCCGAAATCGTTGCCGAGAAGGCGATTCTGCGCCGCCTTGTCGAGGCAGGCACCCGCATCGTCCAATACGGCTACGCGGGCGCCGACGGCCAGGATATCGCCGAGGTCGTCGACCGCGCCCAGGCCGAGGTCTACGAGGTCACCGAACGCCGCACCACAGAAGACTTCCTCCCCCTCGAGGAACTCCTGCAGCCGACGATGGACGAAATCGACTCCATCGCCTCCCGCGGCGGCATCTCCCTCGGCGTCCCCACCGGCTTCACCGAACTCGACGAACTCACCAACGGCCTGCACCCCGGCCAAATGATCATCGTCGCGGCGCGCCCCGGTGTCGGCAAGGCCCTGGCCCTGGACACGCCCCTGCCCACCCCCACCGGCTGGACCACCATGGGAGAGGTCCACGTCGGCGACGAACTTCTCGACGCCGAGGGCCGTCCCACTCGTGTCCTCGCCGCGACCGAGGTGCTGACCGAACGGCCGTGCTACGAGGTCGAATTCTCCGACGGCACAGTGATCGTCGCCGACGAACAACATCAGTGGCTCACCATTGCCGGGGCAGCGGGTGCTCGTGTCGCCGCCGTACGCACAACTGGCGAAATCGTCCACAGCGTGCATCTCGCCGACGACAGCCCGAACCATCTCGTGCCGACCACCGCTCGTTCGGCCGCCCGGCACATCGTGGACGTGCGAAAGATCGACACCGTTCCCGTGCGATGTGTCGAGGTGGACAACGCCGACCATCTGTACCTCGCCGGGGAGTCGATGGTGCCGACGCATAACTCGACGCTCGGTATGGACTTCATGCGCAGTTGCTCGATCAAACACGGTCTCGCGAGCGTCATCTTCTCGCTGGAGATGAGCCGCACCGAAATCGTCATGCGTTTGCTCTCCGCAGAGGCGAAAATCAAGTTGGGCGATATGCGTTCGGGCCGCATGAGCGACGACGACTGGACCAAACTGGCTCGCCGTATGAGCGAGATCAGCGAGGCGCCGCTGTTCGTGGACGATTCGCCGAACTTGACCATGATGGAGATCCGCGCGAAAGCGCGTCGGCTCAAGCAGCGCCACGACCTGAAACTCGTTGTGGTGGACTACCTCCAGCTGATGACCTCGGGTAAGAAGGTCGAATCCCGCCAGCAGGAAGTCTCCGATTTCTCCCGAAACCTGAAGCTGTTGGCCAAGGAACTCGAAGTTCCGGTCATCGCCATCAGTCAGCTGAACCGTGGCCCCGAACAGCGAACAGATAAGCGCCCGATGGTGTCTGACCTGCGCGAATCCGGATCACTAGAACAGGATGCGGACATGGTTATCCTGTTGCATCGACCCGACGCATTCGAACGCGACGACCCGCGTGGTGGGGAAGCCGACCTTATCGTAGGCAAGCACCGAAATGGTCCAACTGCCACGATTACCGTTGCGCACCAACTGCATTTGTCTCGGTTTGTCGATATGGCCCGTGGCTGA